GACCCTGTGGTGCCCAGCGTGCAAGCACACCTGGTTCCACCGCCGCTGCGTCCAGGTAGAAGCCCTCCCCTCACCCTGCGGCCACGGCCCACGCTCAGCAGCACCGAGCCCCGCTCACGCTCACGCTGCTTCTGCTTCTCCGGCAGGGGCAGGCCACGAACGCCGGCACCATGTGCTTCCAGTGCCCCATTTGTCGAGACACGGAGCAATTCCGGGCAGAAATGTCCACTCTGGGGATCCAAGTCCCAGTCAGGTTGGTGTCCTTCTCcccagcgctgcagatgggaagGCGCGAGCGCTGGGCCTGCCCAGGGACTGTCCCGGCAGGCCTGGCCCTTTGCTGTCTCACCAGCACAGGCCTCAGCTTCACGGAGAAGCTGGAAATGGGGTTGCCTTGGATGAACGGGGATACCCCGGATCACACATGGCAGGGAACCGGGAACTCATCGcattccctcccttctcttgtAGGAGACCGTCTTGGTGGGATGACAACACCTACCCATCACTTCTGCGGAGGCACAGGCGCTGCGATGTCAGCAAGTGCCTTTACCcaggaggcagggagcaggcagaggtGAATGGGTGAGTTACCTCAGCAGCCCTCTGGGCTTCTGCAGGGGATCTCCCTCTCAACACCGGATGGGGAACCAGGGCTGAGCACCGCAGATGTGCCGGCCGCTGCCTGGCTTGGCTCACTTTGTCCTCACAGCCACAACCCGTTTGCTTCCCCaggccctggcagctgctgctctgcagctcctgtgctgcagaagggacCCACCGACGATGCTCCTACCTGAGCAACAGAGTTGGCAGCTGGgagtgtgacagctgtgctggcatAGGCACCGGTAAGATGCAAACAGCTGTGGCTCCCTAGGCGGGGGCCGGGCAAcgcctggcagtgggtgctgctcAGGGCGGCCCTGCCAGGCTCTCTCTGCCCCAGGAAGGAGGGCAGCCCGTTGCGACTCAAGGCTGCAGCTTCATCCCAATGATCaccttcctgctttcctttacAGCCTCCAGCAGCAACACGGAGCGCGCCGGACCCAGCACCAACACGGAGCGCGCCGGCCCCAGCACTTCCAGCCAAGGGGCTCCGGAGCCTCCCCGTGGCTCCCAGGGACCGGAGAACATCAGCTCCGgctccagcagccaggcagcatcGGGCCCCTCACACCGGTCCCAGCTGCCTGAGAACAGCCGCCTGCCCAGTGAGCCTGGGACACGGCAGAGGGCAATCGGCCCACGCCTCCCTGAGGATCAGGAGGCATCTCTGCAGCGCCGAGGACGCCGCGGGAGCGGCCGTGCAACAGCCCCGcgcaccagcagcagctcccgcAGGTCCACCCCACGGAGGGCACCGCGGCCCTCCAGCGACTCCCCGGTGGCTGCACCCAGAAGGAGCCCCAGGCAGCAGGGGACGGGCCGGGCACGAAGCCGCTCCCCGCTTCAAGATCGGGCCTCACGTTCCCAGAGCCGGCCCAGAAGAAGCCGTGGCAGCAGACAAACACCACGCcgagctgcacagagcagcaccctCTGCTCAGCCGCCCCAGTGACATCGAGGCCCTCGAGGGGTTCCCCGCTGCCTGGACACAGAAGACCCTCCAGGCAGCAAGGGAGGGCCCACACATGAAGCCCTTCCGCAGCGGGATGTCAGGCTGCGACTtcccacacagaccccagcaCGCCGCAGCAGCCAAACCCAACAGCAGCGGCCAGCCTGGGCACAAAGCTGCTCCCAGGTCCATCTGCAGAaccacatccccacagccagACCTCAGTCTGCACAGGAGCAGCCGGGTGCCAATGACACCTGCTCAACTTGGTCAACATCAGCCAAGACGACAAATCCCACGCTCATTTACATCAGCTTGCTCAACTTGGTCAACATCAGCCAAGACGACAAATCCACGCTCATTTACATCAGCTTGCTCAACTTGGTCAACATCAGCCAAGACAATAaatcccacccccacccccatcaGCTTCATTCTTCTCGTCTTTTCCTGGGGTGGGCAGAGTTCAGACCTCGACCACAGGGTTGCCTTCTCCCCagcagaatggctcaggttggaggggCCCTTAAATATCATCCGGCTCTAACCCCCTTGCCGTGAGCAGGTTCATGCACCAccagatcaggatgcccaggatcccatccacCCTGGCCTCAAAGGACTCCAGCAACGGGGTGTCCTGAACCCCTCAGGGAGGAACCTcgctgttccagtgcctcgccACTCCCTGAGGAAACAGTTTCTTTCTAACACCTCATCTCTCTCTATCCTCTTTTAGTTTCatgccattcccccttgtcctgtcactatcagaatGCATGAAAAAGTCAGTCCTCCTCCAGCTTGGCAGGACCCTTAAAAGTACGAGAAGGCTGTGGGCACagaggtctcctcagagccttctgttctgaaagcaaagtgAACCCCACTCCCTCAACCTGCCTTCTGAGGTGCGGTGCTCCAGGCCTTGTCTCCTCTTTGCGGCCCTCCTCCGGACCCCCCCTCCCACCGCTCCACACCCCTCCTGTGCTTGGCACCCCAGGCTTGGgcgcagtactccagatggatGCCCTCGCAAGGGCACAGCAGAGACGGACAATCAccgccctgccctgctggaCACCTTCCTCaggccttccgggctgcaggcACGCGCTGCTGGCTCATCTCCGGCTTTTTGGCCATTAcgacccccaggtccttctccacagggcttcTCTCGCTGTCTTCTCCTCCCAGTCTCCACCCGTATCTGCGACTGCCTCAACCCAATCGCAACACCTTGCACTgggccttgttaaacctcacgAGATGCTCACGTGCCCTGTATTCCAGCCTGggtccaggtccctctggatagcgtctctgccttctgctgtgCCAAGCGCACCATCAGCTCGGTGCCGTCAGCTgggggtgcactcaatcccaccaTCTGTGTCCTTGATAAAAATGCTCACGAGCATCAGTCCCCAGACGGACCCCTGGGTGcccggcctccacctggacacagagccgCTGGCAGCAATCCTCGGGCACAACATCCAAACAACCTGCATCCACCTGTCTGTTCAACACTCAAATGCACATCTCTCCACTTCAGACATTAGGAGGTGCTGTGGGACGAAGACATCAGTcgcccttcctttgtccatcacagccatcactccatcaccaAAGGCCTCCAGATGGCTCAGGCACAGCCGCCCTTGctgaagccgtgctggctgtcttaGGTCGCCTCCCCATCTCGCGTGTGCCTTCACATCTCCTCCAGGAGGATCCACCCCGCCATGTTCCCAGGCCCACAGATGAGGCACAGCGGCCTTCAGGCCCAGCTGGCTTCTGGCCCAGCCCCACTGAGGCACGAGGTCTCAAGTCAGGATGGATCAAGgctctgctggcagggcagcccAATTCTGGGGGTGTTTCA
The DNA window shown above is from Lagopus muta isolate bLagMut1 chromosome 26, bLagMut1 primary, whole genome shotgun sequence and carries:
- the LOC125684876 gene encoding PHD finger protein 7-like — its product is MSSRKRKAPDSGEQVCMLCRRADVDPNICGRTFAESDLCVHEFCLLFSLKKNTFFEESDPWEETLRLPVGTIRCRIKQADQKQCFVCGERGAAISCAERGCARSFHLPCAADGECVTQFFGQHRSFCCEHRPRQAAEAAPPQGTDCVICLEPLEDSTSYQTLWCPACKHTWFHRRCVQGQATNAGTMCFQCPICRDTEQFRAEMSTLGIQVPVRRPSWWDDNTYPSLLRRHRRCDVSKCLYPGGREQAEVNGPWQLLLCSSCAAEGTHRRCSYLSNRVGSWECDSCAGIGTASSSNTERAGPSTNTERAGPSTSSQGAPEPPRGSQGPENISSGSSSQAASGPSHRSQLPENSRLPSEPGTRQRAIGPRLPEDQEASLQRRGRRGSGRATAPRTSSSSRRSTPRRAPRPSSDSPVAAPRRSPRQQGTGRARSRSPLQDRASRSQSRPRRSRGSRQTPRRAAQSSTLCSAAPVTSRPSRGSPLPGHRRPSRQQGRAHT